A single genomic interval of Candidatus Bipolaricaulis anaerobius harbors:
- a CDS encoding acyl-CoA synthetase has protein sequence MVFTREEYERERREFRWDIPVGYTIAGAVDGHARAHPDKACVLWESEKGDRRTMTWGELSDLSSRFASVLMGLGVKAGDPVMHIFPRLPEAFVAQIGTFKAGGVAVPGTDMLRAKDIIYRAETAGARTVIAHVSAIGEVEEARGKCPLEHFILIGGERPGWISFEKALKNARPADPVPLTANDPLTINFTSGTTGNPKPVMHRHRWLYGHSRVTARYFWGANPDDLIWATTAPGWAKWYWAPMGVGLTIGCTQLMYHGRFDAERYLDLLARYPVTKLCATPTEYRLLIQVPDLRKRQVALVDAVSAGEPLNAEAIGVFRDAFGITIRDGYGQTESVCLACNPPGLPVKPGSMGLPTPGPNATPINEQGEPIKPGEIGEIAVPVGNPGIFDGYWKNPQLTSQVLSGKWYRTGDLVRLDEDGYFFFEGRADDVIKASGYRIGPFEVEDALVSHPAVVEAAVIGANHPVRGQIVKAFVVLATGYQPSEALVAELQDHVKKVTAPYKYPREIEFVAELPKTTSGKIKRAELRRRDAERRMGD, from the coding sequence ATGGTCTTCACACGCGAGGAGTACGAGCGCGAGCGGCGGGAGTTCCGGTGGGACATCCCCGTGGGGTACACGATCGCCGGGGCGGTGGACGGGCATGCCCGCGCCCACCCGGACAAGGCATGCGTCCTGTGGGAATCGGAGAAGGGCGATCGGCGGACGATGACGTGGGGGGAACTCTCCGACCTCTCGAGCCGGTTCGCTTCGGTCCTGATGGGGCTCGGGGTGAAGGCAGGCGATCCGGTGATGCACATCTTCCCTCGCCTCCCAGAGGCGTTCGTCGCCCAGATCGGGACGTTCAAGGCAGGCGGGGTGGCCGTGCCCGGCACGGACATGCTGCGCGCCAAGGACATCATCTACCGTGCGGAGACGGCCGGGGCGCGCACCGTGATCGCCCACGTCTCGGCGATCGGCGAGGTGGAAGAAGCGCGGGGCAAGTGCCCGCTCGAGCACTTCATCCTCATCGGCGGGGAGAGGCCAGGGTGGATCTCGTTCGAGAAGGCGCTAAAGAACGCCCGGCCCGCGGATCCCGTCCCCCTCACCGCGAACGACCCCCTCACGATCAACTTCACCTCCGGCACCACCGGGAACCCGAAGCCGGTCATGCACCGCCACCGCTGGCTGTATGGGCACTCCCGCGTCACCGCCCGCTACTTCTGGGGGGCGAACCCCGACGACCTCATCTGGGCCACCACCGCCCCGGGCTGGGCGAAGTGGTACTGGGCGCCGATGGGGGTCGGCCTCACCATCGGCTGCACCCAGCTCATGTACCACGGAAGGTTCGACGCCGAGCGCTACCTCGACCTCCTCGCCCGCTACCCGGTCACCAAGCTCTGCGCCACCCCCACCGAGTACCGGCTCCTCATCCAGGTCCCGGACCTCAGGAAGCGCCAGGTAGCGCTCGTGGACGCCGTGTCCGCGGGGGAACCCCTCAACGCGGAGGCGATCGGGGTGTTCCGCGACGCATTCGGGATCACGATCCGCGATGGGTACGGCCAGACGGAGTCCGTGTGCTTGGCCTGCAACCCGCCGGGCCTGCCGGTGAAGCCTGGTTCGATGGGCCTCCCCACCCCAGGCCCCAACGCAACCCCCATCAACGAACAGGGGGAACCCATCAAGCCGGGCGAGATCGGGGAGATCGCCGTCCCAGTGGGGAACCCGGGGATCTTCGACGGGTACTGGAAGAACCCTCAGCTCACCTCCCAGGTCCTGTCCGGAAAGTGGTACCGCACCGGGGATCTCGTGCGCTTGGACGAAGATGGGTACTTCTTCTTCGAGGGCCGGGCTGACGACGTGATCAAGGCCTCCGGCTACCGGATCGGGCCGTTCGAGGTCGAGGACGCCCTCGTCTCCCACCCCGCCGTCGTCGAGGCGGCGGTGATCGGAGCGAACCACCCCGTGCGGGGCCAGATCGTGAAGGCATTCGTGGTCCTCGCCACGGGGTACCAGCCATCGGAGGCGCTCGTGGCTGAGCTCCAGGATCACGTGAAGAAGGTCACCGCCCCCTACAAGTACCCGCGGGAGATCGAGTTCGTGGCCGAGCTCCCCAAGACGACGAGCGGAAAAATCAAGCGCGCCGAGCTGCGGCGGCGCGATGCTGAGCGCAGGATGGGGGACTGA
- a CDS encoding cytidine deaminase — translation MLSAGWGTDEEGEVDEARLVAAAVEARRRAYAPYSGFAVGAALLSTGGKLFTGCNVENASYGLTVCAERVALFKAVSEGVREFAAIAVACGDSPCSPCGACRQALYEFAPNLKVILADGEGRRWEALPLSSLLPKGFGPADLAGG, via the coding sequence ATGCTGAGCGCAGGATGGGGGACTGACGAGGAGGGAGAAGTGGACGAGGCACGGCTTGTCGCGGCGGCGGTGGAGGCGCGGAGGAGGGCCTATGCCCCCTACTCCGGGTTCGCGGTAGGGGCAGCCCTCCTCTCCACGGGGGGGAAGCTCTTCACGGGGTGCAACGTGGAGAACGCGTCCTACGGGCTCACCGTGTGCGCGGAGCGGGTGGCCCTGTTCAAGGCCGTGTCCGAGGGGGTGCGGGAGTTCGCGGCGATCGCCGTCGCCTGCGGGGACTCCCCCTGCTCCCCCTGCGGGGCGTGCCGCCAGGCCCTGTACGAGTTCGCCCCCAACTTGAAGGTGATCCTCGCCGATGGAGAGGGGAGGAGATGGGAGGCGCTGCCGCTCTCCTCTCTCCTCCCCAAGGGGTTCGGGCCCGCCGACCTGGCGGGCGGATGA
- a CDS encoding VIT domain-containing protein, protein MRKMLGFIVALVAILAPLVPGFADGIIVPIPRPDIPGPPLRWLTIVYHHVTVTIENGVATTKVDQAFRNDGEFPVEGTYVFPLPSGAVIQEFTLWVDGEPVVGGVLPADEAREIYLSYLRQARDPALLEYIGQGAFRARIFPIEPGETRRIALEYVELLSPEGGLFRYRYPLSPERFSAKPLEEVKVEVVVKASRPVGSVYSPTHPVIVGREAPTSARALYVDKDVLPDRDFILYYSLTGEGVGLDFLAYKPDDEDGFFLVLVTPPAVRDLAPLPKDLVLVIDRSGSMEGEKMVQARDAAAFILERLTPEDRFGVVAFDHEILGLTSGLVSASAANVAAAQREVRQLTARGMTNIHESLLQAMEWLQPADRPQYVLFLTDGLPTAGKTVTDTIVRDVTAANTSRSRLFAFGVGYDVNTQLLDLLAEQNRGTTTYVVPGESLELALSSFYTKIAAPALADLALQVDGGEVSDLYPVQLPDLFYGSQLALFGRYTGSGPATIVLTGERGPEDVVLTYNVEFTAAATEASSLPRLWAARKIGHLLNLIRFKEKTEDELKPIIIELATQYGIATPYTSFLVREEERTAAYVNPLAMAVPTGPAGVGAAQATKSLAEAEAAQRADYVREVGGRVFLFVDDVWQESTYEEDTPTVNIVYLSDAYFSLLDRFPEIGPILALGEKVIFKLGTAWVRIGEGGVTELTPEVRAQFQG, encoded by the coding sequence ATGCGGAAAATGTTGGGGTTCATTGTCGCGCTGGTGGCGATTTTGGCGCCGCTCGTACCCGGCTTCGCGGATGGGATCATCGTCCCCATCCCGCGACCGGACATCCCCGGTCCCCCCCTGCGCTGGCTCACGATCGTCTACCACCACGTGACGGTGACGATCGAGAACGGTGTGGCCACCACCAAGGTGGACCAGGCGTTCCGCAACGATGGCGAGTTCCCGGTCGAGGGGACCTACGTCTTTCCCCTTCCCTCGGGAGCGGTGATCCAGGAGTTCACCCTGTGGGTAGACGGCGAACCGGTGGTCGGGGGCGTTCTCCCCGCCGATGAGGCACGGGAGATCTACCTCTCCTACCTCCGCCAGGCCCGCGACCCGGCGCTCCTCGAGTACATCGGGCAGGGGGCGTTCCGGGCCCGGATCTTCCCGATCGAGCCTGGGGAGACGCGTCGGATCGCCCTCGAATACGTGGAGCTCCTCTCCCCCGAGGGCGGCCTCTTCCGCTACCGGTATCCCTTGTCCCCCGAGCGGTTCTCGGCCAAGCCGCTTGAGGAAGTGAAGGTCGAGGTCGTCGTGAAAGCGAGCCGGCCCGTGGGGAGCGTGTACTCCCCGACTCACCCCGTGATCGTTGGCCGCGAGGCGCCCACCAGCGCCCGCGCGCTCTACGTGGACAAGGATGTTCTGCCCGATCGTGATTTCATCCTCTACTACTCCCTGACCGGGGAGGGCGTCGGGTTGGACTTCCTCGCCTACAAGCCCGACGACGAAGACGGGTTCTTCCTCGTGCTCGTCACCCCGCCCGCCGTTCGTGACCTCGCTCCCCTCCCTAAGGACCTCGTCCTGGTGATCGACCGGTCGGGGTCCATGGAGGGGGAGAAGATGGTCCAGGCACGGGATGCAGCCGCGTTCATCCTCGAGCGCCTCACTCCCGAGGACCGCTTCGGCGTGGTCGCGTTCGACCACGAGATCCTCGGCCTCACCTCCGGTCTCGTCTCGGCAAGTGCAGCGAACGTGGCTGCGGCCCAGCGCGAGGTGCGCCAGCTCACCGCGCGGGGAATGACGAACATCCACGAGTCCCTCCTCCAGGCGATGGAGTGGCTCCAACCGGCCGATCGGCCGCAGTACGTCCTGTTCCTCACCGACGGCCTTCCCACCGCCGGGAAAACGGTGACAGACACGATCGTTCGCGACGTGACGGCCGCAAACACGTCCCGATCGCGGTTGTTCGCGTTCGGGGTGGGCTACGACGTGAACACCCAGCTCCTCGACCTCCTCGCTGAGCAGAACCGCGGCACAACGACGTACGTGGTGCCGGGGGAGAGCCTGGAACTCGCGCTGTCGTCCTTCTACACGAAGATCGCCGCGCCAGCGCTGGCCGACCTCGCGCTACAGGTGGACGGCGGCGAAGTGTCCGACCTCTACCCGGTGCAGCTCCCCGACCTCTTCTACGGGTCCCAGCTTGCCCTCTTCGGGCGGTACACCGGGAGCGGTCCGGCGACGATCGTCCTCACGGGCGAGCGAGGGCCGGAGGACGTAGTCCTCACCTACAACGTGGAGTTCACCGCCGCAGCCACCGAGGCGAGCTCCCTCCCCCGGCTGTGGGCGGCGCGGAAGATCGGGCACCTCCTCAACCTCATCCGGTTCAAGGAGAAGACAGAGGACGAGCTGAAGCCGATCATCATCGAGCTCGCCACGCAGTACGGGATCGCCACCCCCTACACCTCGTTCCTCGTGCGGGAGGAGGAGCGCACAGCGGCGTACGTGAACCCGTTGGCGATGGCAGTTCCGACCGGGCCTGCAGGAGTCGGCGCCGCCCAGGCCACGAAGTCCCTCGCCGAGGCCGAGGCCGCGCAGAGGGCCGACTACGTCCGCGAGGTCGGGGGCCGGGTGTTCTTGTTTGTGGACGATGTCTGGCAGGAGAGCACTTACGAGGAAGACACGCCGACGGTGAATATCGTCTACCTCAGCGACGCCTACTTTTCCCTTCTGGACAGGTTCCCGGAGATCGGCCCCATCCTGGCGCTGGGGGAGAAAGTGATCTTCAAGCTTGGGACGGCCTGGGTGCGAATCGGGGAGGGGGGCGTCACCGAGCTCACCCCGGAGGTCCGCGCCCAGTTCCAGGGCTAG
- a CDS encoding MBL fold metallo-hydrolase yields MGYVKFLGTAGARFVVARQLRFSAGTWIELGGTQLLLDPGPGTLLRARRSRPPLDPANLAAILLSHKHLDHSTDVNIMVEAMTDGGYKRRGALLAPSDALEGNDPVVLRYVRPFLERIETWKEDHKICGVRIRPVPHAHGTVEAYGLVLDSTEGRVGFVTDCRFASGLAAHYAGCHLLVLNVVLKDWKPEIDHLSLPQAGEIIAAVRPKVSVLTHFGTTMLRANPRLLAAGLAESLGIPVIAASDGLTVEAAEWGGTPSHLSAAGDQADNGSGGGR; encoded by the coding sequence ATGGGGTACGTGAAGTTCCTCGGCACGGCGGGGGCGCGGTTCGTCGTGGCCCGCCAGCTCCGGTTCTCGGCCGGGACGTGGATCGAGCTCGGGGGGACGCAGCTCCTCCTCGACCCCGGCCCGGGGACCCTCCTCCGGGCCCGTCGGTCCCGCCCTCCGCTCGACCCCGCCAATCTCGCCGCAATCCTCCTCTCCCACAAGCACCTCGACCACTCGACCGACGTGAACATCATGGTCGAGGCGATGACCGATGGCGGCTACAAGCGACGAGGGGCACTCCTCGCCCCGTCCGATGCGTTGGAGGGCAACGATCCGGTGGTCCTTCGGTACGTCCGCCCGTTCCTAGAACGGATCGAGACCTGGAAAGAGGACCACAAAATCTGCGGGGTGAGGATCCGCCCCGTGCCCCACGCCCACGGGACCGTGGAGGCGTACGGCCTCGTGCTCGACTCAACGGAGGGGAGGGTCGGCTTCGTCACGGATTGCCGCTTCGCCTCCGGCCTCGCCGCGCACTACGCGGGGTGCCATCTTCTCGTCCTCAACGTCGTCCTGAAGGACTGGAAGCCGGAGATCGATCACCTGTCCCTCCCCCAGGCGGGGGAGATCATCGCCGCCGTGAGGCCCAAGGTTTCCGTCCTCACCCACTTCGGGACGACGATGCTGCGGGCGAACCCGCGCCTCCTCGCGGCGGGCCTCGCCGAATCCCTGGGGATCCCAGTGATCGCCGCGAGCGATGGCCTGACCGTGGAAGCGGCGGAGTGGGGGGGAACCCCATCCCACTTGTCGGCCGCGGGTGATCAGGCAGACAATGGCAGCGGAGGTGGACGATGA
- a CDS encoding PKD domain-containing protein translates to MKRVLFTVLLGVGLLAGGCSEPQLGKPPVAGLWYNPWRGEVPLLVTFVSQSQPGDGQIVGYHWDFGDGSVKEGGATVTHWYTREDTFYPTLTVTDEAGLTATTRGVVEPGVSYPLDVVEWSAEEESFGQRVVGRVKNIGDRTINEGRVVVQFRDKDWIVVQERSKILGDLAPGAEQIFEVTTALHLRELGAPHHTIYTEVIHRDHPLSP, encoded by the coding sequence ATGAAGCGAGTTTTGTTCACGGTGTTGTTGGGGGTGGGCCTCCTCGCGGGAGGGTGTTCTGAACCTCAGCTGGGGAAACCACCGGTAGCGGGCCTGTGGTACAACCCGTGGCGGGGAGAGGTGCCGCTCCTCGTCACGTTTGTGAGCCAATCTCAGCCGGGTGATGGCCAGATCGTGGGCTACCACTGGGACTTCGGGGATGGGTCCGTGAAGGAGGGAGGGGCAACGGTCACCCACTGGTACACGCGGGAGGACACGTTCTACCCCACCCTCACCGTGACCGACGAAGCGGGGCTGACGGCGACCACGCGCGGCGTGGTCGAGCCCGGCGTGTCGTACCCGCTCGACGTCGTGGAGTGGAGCGCGGAGGAGGAATCCTTCGGCCAACGGGTGGTCGGCCGAGTCAAGAACATCGGCGACCGCACGATCAACGAGGGCCGGGTGGTCGTTCAGTTCAGGGACAAGGACTGGATCGTCGTCCAGGAGAGGTCAAAGATCCTGGGCGACCTGGCGCCGGGGGCCGAGCAGATCTTCGAGGTCACAACCGCCCTCCACCTGAGGGAACTAGGAGCGCCCCACCACACGATCTACACCGAGGTCATCCATCGCGACCATCCTCTGTCACCGTAG
- a CDS encoding peroxiredoxin family protein, whose amino-acid sequence MDLRLVGLVLVILLGAGLLLSPPGGRPGEGTFPIVGQQAPPFSLSGRGDFTTAGAVGKPIVIAFWTTWCGACKHDLVVLEEFHRLYGSEVAVVGVCPERWPEVAAIVAERGITFPIVYDPGAAVTRRYQLADNLRYPFTAFVNEQGEVAGVWAVMIRDLDHLLEVLRQSGIAIPAPADLR is encoded by the coding sequence ATGGACCTCCGCCTCGTGGGCCTCGTCCTCGTCATCCTCCTCGGGGCCGGGCTCCTCCTCTCCCCGCCGGGGGGCCGCCCCGGCGAAGGGACCTTCCCCATCGTTGGGCAACAGGCACCGCCATTCTCCCTGTCCGGCCGCGGGGACTTCACCACGGCCGGTGCAGTTGGGAAGCCGATCGTGATCGCATTCTGGACCACCTGGTGCGGGGCATGTAAGCACGACCTCGTCGTGCTGGAGGAGTTCCACCGCCTCTACGGGAGCGAGGTCGCGGTGGTGGGGGTGTGCCCGGAGAGGTGGCCCGAGGTGGCGGCGATCGTCGCCGAACGGGGGATCACGTTCCCGATCGTCTACGATCCCGGCGCCGCCGTCACCCGTCGCTACCAGCTCGCGGACAACCTCCGCTACCCGTTCACCGCGTTCGTGAACGAACAGGGAGAGGTGGCCGGGGTGTGGGCGGTGATGATCCGCGACCTCGACCACCTCCTCGAGGTCCTCCGTCAATCGGGGATCGCGATCCCCGCTCCCGCCGACCTACGGTGA
- the hypF gene encoding carbamoyltransferase HypF, translated as MAERVRKRIHVTGTVQGVGFRPFVYRAAVGEGLAGHVRNLGDAGVEIEVEGDPASVARFAAALRGSAPPLAVIERLEEADLPPNGSDGFRIVPSRDGGTGSGTIPPDVATCVACLKDIADPGSRFHGYWATSCTDCGPRFTVIEGLPYDRPRTAFREFGMCPDCQRAYSDPLDRRYHAQTIACPICGPELRYIEGGRDEAADPLGRAQAALQAGKVVAIKGLGGTHLACDATREEVVAELRRRLGRPGQPFALMAREDQLTTFASPSDQEWALLRSPRRPIVVLPLRGGSLAPAVAPGLDTVGVMLPYTGLHHLLLGGLPFPLVMTSANYPGRPMLIADERILADLSRVADGFLLHNRRIVARCDDSVVRLTGGAPTFLRRSRGWVPEPIALDLGEEPLLALGGDLNVAFALYGHGKAYLSQHIGSTEYLDTLEFLRRALDHLLHLTSLPLPKKIACDLHPRFATTRLAFELGEAIPVQHHVAHVAGLAAEHGIEELVGIAADGYGYGTDGEAWGGEVIAWRGGEWERIGSLRPLPLPGGDRATLRPGRMAASYLLAAGLDPAEAGLSPVELDAVRLQIDRGVNCPSTTSAGRFLDAVAAWLGIVRERTYEGEPAMRLEAAARRGNVHPVPLAVRELAGRRILDTVHLFRTLSDLRSTGKSEADLAATAQAALARGLAELAIEAARERGIATVGLTGGVAVNDAIATTVRGEVEGAGLRLVTHRLVPPGDGGLAFGQLVHASYPR; from the coding sequence ATGGCCGAGCGCGTGCGGAAGAGGATCCACGTCACGGGTACCGTCCAAGGGGTGGGATTCCGCCCGTTCGTGTACCGCGCCGCGGTCGGCGAGGGCCTGGCCGGGCATGTGCGCAACCTGGGGGACGCGGGGGTGGAGATCGAGGTCGAGGGGGATCCAGCCTCCGTTGCCCGGTTCGCCGCCGCGCTCCGCGGTTCGGCGCCCCCCCTCGCCGTGATCGAACGCCTGGAGGAGGCGGACCTCCCCCCCAACGGGAGCGACGGGTTCCGGATCGTCCCGTCTCGGGATGGAGGAACAGGGAGCGGGACGATCCCGCCCGATGTCGCCACCTGCGTGGCCTGCCTCAAGGACATCGCTGATCCCGGGAGCCGGTTCCACGGGTACTGGGCGACGAGCTGTACCGACTGTGGCCCCCGGTTCACGGTGATCGAAGGCCTCCCCTACGACCGGCCGCGGACGGCGTTCCGCGAGTTCGGGATGTGCCCGGACTGCCAGCGCGCGTACAGCGACCCGCTCGACCGCCGCTACCACGCCCAGACGATCGCGTGTCCGATCTGTGGCCCAGAGCTGCGTTACATTGAAGGCGGCCGCGATGAGGCCGCAGACCCGCTCGGGCGGGCCCAGGCGGCCCTCCAGGCGGGGAAGGTCGTGGCGATCAAGGGTCTCGGCGGAACCCACCTCGCCTGCGATGCGACGCGGGAGGAGGTTGTGGCCGAGCTCCGGCGGCGGCTCGGCCGCCCCGGCCAGCCGTTCGCCCTCATGGCTCGGGAGGACCAGCTGACCACGTTCGCCTCCCCCTCGGACCAGGAATGGGCCCTCCTTCGCTCTCCTCGGCGACCGATCGTCGTCCTCCCCCTCCGCGGGGGCTCCCTCGCCCCCGCGGTCGCCCCGGGACTGGACACAGTGGGGGTGATGCTCCCCTACACCGGGCTCCACCACCTCCTCCTGGGGGGGCTACCGTTCCCGCTCGTGATGACGAGCGCCAACTACCCAGGCCGGCCGATGCTCATCGCGGATGAGCGGATCCTGGCCGACCTCTCGCGGGTCGCCGACGGGTTCCTCCTCCACAACCGGCGGATTGTCGCCCGCTGTGACGACTCGGTGGTGCGCCTCACGGGCGGGGCCCCGACCTTCCTCCGCCGGTCGCGGGGCTGGGTCCCGGAGCCGATCGCCCTCGACCTCGGGGAAGAGCCCCTCCTCGCCCTGGGGGGGGACCTCAACGTGGCCTTCGCCCTCTACGGCCACGGCAAGGCCTACCTCTCCCAGCACATCGGTAGTACGGAATACCTCGATACGCTCGAGTTCCTGCGCAGGGCGCTCGATCACCTCCTCCACCTCACTTCTCTTCCCCTTCCGAAGAAGATCGCGTGCGACCTCCACCCCCGGTTCGCCACGACCCGCCTCGCTTTCGAGTTGGGGGAGGCGATCCCGGTTCAGCACCACGTCGCCCACGTCGCGGGGCTCGCCGCCGAGCACGGGATCGAGGAGCTGGTGGGGATCGCTGCTGATGGGTACGGCTATGGGACGGACGGGGAGGCGTGGGGGGGGGAGGTCATCGCCTGGCGCGGCGGGGAATGGGAACGCATAGGCTCGCTCCGCCCGCTCCCCCTCCCCGGGGGGGACCGGGCGACCCTCCGCCCAGGGCGGATGGCGGCCAGTTACCTCCTCGCCGCGGGGCTCGACCCCGCGGAAGCGGGCCTTTCCCCCGTCGAACTCGATGCGGTGCGGCTCCAAATCGACCGGGGAGTGAACTGCCCCTCCACCACGAGTGCGGGGCGATTCCTAGACGCGGTTGCGGCGTGGCTGGGGATCGTGCGGGAGCGGACGTATGAAGGAGAGCCGGCGATGAGGCTCGAGGCCGCGGCGCGGAGGGGGAATGTCCATCCCGTTCCCCTGGCGGTGCGGGAGCTCGCCGGGCGACGGATCCTCGACACCGTGCACCTGTTCCGAACTCTCTCCGATCTCCGTTCCACGGGGAAAAGCGAGGCCGACCTCGCGGCCACGGCCCAAGCGGCCCTCGCCCGCGGCCTCGCCGAGCTGGCGATCGAGGCCGCCCGGGAGCGGGGGATCGCCACGGTGGGCCTCACCGGCGGGGTGGCGGTGAACGACGCGATTGCGACCACAGTCCGCGGGGAGGTTGAGGGGGCGGGGCTTCGGTTGGTGACCCACCGCCTCGTCCCGCCAGGGGACGGCGGGCTCGCGTTCGGCCAGCTCGTCCACGCCTCCTACCCCAGGTAG
- the alr gene encoding alanine racemase gives MEVGRAEGEGWNRGHMVRAEVDTGVVRGNLERLRGWLPRRVSILFVVKEDAYGHGLLPVARAAQGIVDWFGVASLHEARALRRAEFKQPILIMTPPVGPSLVQAIREGYHLPLGDSGMIPELEAASARAGRRALVHIEVDTGMGRFGLLPEEVDQALSVIHPGRIEVAGVYSHLSSANGRSEEDLEFTRAQVWWFRHILKEWERQGIEIPWRHLANSAAVLAFDEATASPLNMVRVGTAAYGYPEGPVAPPVELIPAARAWTEIAAVRDLPRGWPVGYGRGYVTPGAARVAILAAGYGDGLRPELRRVVIRDQAASLVGKLGMDSVAADVTAIERIRRGDRALLFGPGVCGHEGWICPVLVPVLLSSHRRWTG, from the coding sequence ATGGAGGTTGGACGGGCGGAGGGTGAGGGGTGGAATAGAGGGCACATGGTGCGGGCCGAGGTGGACACGGGGGTGGTGCGGGGGAACCTGGAGCGGCTGCGGGGATGGCTCCCCCGCCGGGTATCCATCCTGTTCGTGGTCAAGGAGGATGCCTACGGCCATGGCCTCCTCCCCGTGGCCCGCGCTGCGCAAGGGATCGTTGACTGGTTCGGAGTCGCCTCCCTCCACGAGGCCCGGGCGCTGCGTCGCGCCGAATTCAAGCAGCCGATCCTCATCATGACCCCGCCCGTCGGCCCGAGCCTCGTCCAGGCGATCCGTGAGGGGTACCACCTGCCGCTTGGCGACAGCGGGATGATCCCCGAGCTCGAGGCCGCCTCCGCCCGCGCCGGCCGGCGGGCCCTCGTCCACATCGAGGTGGACACGGGGATGGGGCGGTTTGGCCTCCTCCCCGAAGAGGTGGATCAGGCCCTTTCCGTGATCCACCCCGGTCGGATCGAGGTCGCGGGGGTGTACTCCCACCTCTCGTCGGCGAACGGCCGGTCTGAGGAGGACCTCGAGTTCACGCGGGCTCAGGTGTGGTGGTTCCGCCACATCCTCAAGGAGTGGGAACGGCAGGGGATCGAGATCCCGTGGCGACACCTCGCCAACTCCGCCGCCGTGCTCGCGTTCGATGAGGCGACCGCCTCCCCCCTGAACATGGTCCGGGTGGGGACCGCAGCCTACGGCTACCCCGAGGGGCCGGTGGCCCCGCCGGTGGAGCTCATCCCTGCGGCGCGGGCGTGGACCGAGATCGCGGCGGTGCGGGACCTCCCGCGGGGGTGGCCAGTGGGGTATGGCCGGGGGTACGTGACCCCCGGTGCGGCGCGGGTGGCGATCCTCGCCGCCGGGTACGGGGACGGCCTCCGGCCCGAGCTCAGGCGGGTCGTGATCCGCGACCAGGCGGCGAGCCTCGTCGGGAAGCTGGGGATGGACAGCGTTGCTGCTGACGTAACGGCGATTGAGCGGATCCGCCGCGGCGACCGGGCGCTCCTGTTCGGCCCGGGCGTATGCGGACATGAGGGCTGGATCTGCCCCGTCCTCGTCCCCGTCCTCCTCTCCTCCCACCGCCGCTGGACGGGCTAG
- the hypB gene encoding hydrogenase nickel incorporation protein HypB has translation MHDIRVGTQDVFKHQLELASYNYKLLQERGVRAFNVMGAIGSGKTLLILRLAERLKEKGVRVGAIAGDVAGDDDHQKFVAAGLVAANLNTGDDCHLDAHRVGHALEGFPLAEVDVLFIENVGNLVCPADFPLGTAGDLVVISVTEGDDMVRKHPKIFTQTDVVAVNKVDLAGFVGVDPMVLVDDYRRLNPQGKVVLTDARSGRGVDELLASLGL, from the coding sequence ATGCACGACATCCGAGTGGGGACCCAAGATGTGTTCAAGCACCAGCTCGAGCTCGCGTCCTACAACTACAAGCTCCTCCAGGAGCGTGGGGTGCGGGCGTTCAACGTGATGGGGGCGATCGGGTCGGGGAAGACCCTCCTCATCCTCCGCCTCGCGGAGCGATTGAAGGAGAAAGGGGTGCGGGTGGGGGCGATCGCCGGGGACGTCGCTGGGGATGACGATCACCAGAAGTTCGTCGCGGCCGGGCTCGTTGCCGCCAACCTCAACACCGGGGACGACTGCCACCTCGACGCCCACCGCGTTGGCCATGCCCTGGAAGGGTTCCCGCTGGCGGAGGTGGATGTCCTGTTCATCGAGAACGTGGGGAACCTCGTGTGCCCGGCGGACTTCCCCCTCGGCACCGCGGGCGACCTCGTGGTGATCTCCGTCACGGAGGGCGACGACATGGTGCGCAAGCACCCCAAGATCTTCACCCAGACCGACGTCGTGGCCGTGAACAAGGTGGACCTGGCCGGGTTCGTGGGGGTGGATCCGATGGTCCTGGTGGACGACTATCGCCGCCTCAACCCGCAGGGGAAGGTCGTCCTCACCGACGCCCGGAGCGGCCGGGGGGTGGACGAGCTCCTCGCCTCCCTCGGCCTCTAG
- a CDS encoding Na+/H+ antiporter subunit E: MRRVAEWVTTAAGAFAVYLLFASFTGSWGVWAPDELIAGAVISLVIGLCTGAYVWKRGGWRLLQPHRWFLFLIYLGGPFLYALVKANLDVAWRVITGRIKPGIVRFNPNLTTDAGRTFLANSITLTPGTLTLDIDETTGDFYVHWINVKDPSPTADDVCGPFPKWARRVAE; the protein is encoded by the coding sequence ATGCGCCGGGTGGCGGAGTGGGTGACGACGGCGGCGGGCGCTTTCGCCGTCTATCTTCTTTTCGCATCCTTCACGGGGAGCTGGGGCGTGTGGGCTCCCGACGAGCTCATCGCGGGGGCGGTGATCTCCCTCGTCATCGGCCTCTGCACCGGGGCGTACGTGTGGAAGCGGGGCGGGTGGCGCCTCCTCCAACCCCATCGCTGGTTTCTCTTCCTCATCTACCTCGGGGGCCCGTTCCTCTATGCGCTGGTCAAGGCCAACCTCGACGTGGCGTGGCGGGTGATCACCGGCCGGATCAAGCCCGGGATCGTCCGGTTCAACCCCAACCTCACGACCGACGCCGGGCGGACGTTCCTCGCCAACTCGATCACCCTCACCCCGGGCACCCTGACCTTGGACATTGACGAGACGACGGGTGACTTCTACGTGCACTGGATCAACGTGAAGGATCCCTCGCCGACGGCCGACGACGTGTGCGGGCCGTTCCCGAAGTGGGCACGGAGGGTGGCGGAATGA